A single region of the Sciurus carolinensis chromosome 16, mSciCar1.2, whole genome shotgun sequence genome encodes:
- the Ruvbl2 gene encoding ruvB-like 2 — translation MATVAATTKVPEIRDVTRIERIGAHSHIRGLGLDDALEPRQASQGMVGQLAARRAAGVVLEMIREGKIAGRAVLIAGQPGTGKTAIAMGMAQALGPDTPFTAIAGSEIFSLEMSKTEALTQAFRRSIGVRIKEETEIIEGEVVEIQIDRPATGTGSKVGKLTLKTTEMETIYDLGTKMIESLTKDKVQAGDVITIDKATGKISKLGRSFTRARDYDAMGSQTKFVQCPDGELQKRKEVVHTVSLHEIDVINSRTQGFLALFSGDTGEIKSEVREQINAKVAEWREEGKAEIIPGVLFIDEVHMLDIESFSFLNRALESDMAPVLIMATNRGITRIRGTSYQSPHGIPIDLLDRLLIVSTSPYSEKDTKQILRIRCEEEDVEMSEDAYTVLTRIGLETSLRYAIQLITAASLVCRKRKGTEVQVDDIKRVYSLFLDESRSTQYMKEYQDAFLFNELKGETMDTS, via the exons ATGGCAACCGTG GCGGCCACAACCAAAGTGCCAGAGATCCGTGACGTGACGAGGATCGAGCGTATTG GTGCTCACTCCCACATCCGGGGACTGGGACTGGACGATGCCTTGGAGCCACGGCAG GCTTCCCAGGGCATGGTGGGTCAACTGGCAGCCAGGCGGGCAGCcggtgtggtgctggagatgatCCGAGAAGGGAAGATTGCTGGGCGGGCAGTCCTCATTGCTGGCCAGCCAGGAACTGGGAAGACAGCCATTGCCATGG GCATGGCCCAGGCACTGGGCCCCGACACCCCATTCACAGCCATCGCCGGCAGTGAGATCTTCTCCCTGGAAATGAGCAAGACCGAGGCGCTAACACAGGCCTTCCGCCGATCCATTGGTGTTCGCATCAA GGAGGAGACCGAGATCATCGAAGGGGAGGTGGTGGAGATCCAGATTGATCGACCAGCCACAGGGACG GGCTCCAAGGTGGGCAAGCTGACTCTCAAGACCACAGAAATGGAGACCATCTATGACCTGGGCACCAAGATGATTGAGTCACTTACCAAGGACAAGGTCCAGGCTGG gGACGTGATCACCATTGATAAGGCCACAGGCAAGATCTCCAAACTGGGCCGCTCCTTCACACGTGCCCGTGACTATGATGCCATGGGCTCCCAG ACCAAGTTTGTGCAGTGTCCTGACGGGGAACTCCAGAAACGCAAGGAGGTGGTGCACACTGTGTCCCTGCACGAGATCGATGTCATCAACTCCCGCACCCAGGGATTCCTGGCTCTTTTCTCAG GTGACACAGGGGAGATCAAGTCAGAAGTCCGTGAGCAGATCAATGCCAAGGTGGCTGAGTGGCGTGAGGAAGGCAAGGCAGAGATCATCCCTGGG GTACTATTCATTGATGAGGTCCACATGCTGGACATTGAGAGCTTCTCCTTCCTCAACCGGGCCCTGGAGAGTGACATGGCGCCTGTCCTTATCATGGCCACCAACCGTGGCATCACGCG GATCCGGGGTACCAGCTACCAGAGCCCCCATGGCATCCCCATTGACCTCCTGGACCGGCTGCTTATCGTCTCCACCTCTCCCTATAGTGAGAAGGACACGAAGCAGATCCTCCGCATTCG gTGTGAGGAGGAAGATGTAGAGATGAGTGAGGACGCCTACACAGTGCTGACCCGTATTGGACTGGAGACTTCCCTGCGCTATGCTATCCAGCTCATCACAGCTGCCAGCCTGGTGTGCCGGAAACGCAAG GGCACAGAGGTGCAGGTAGATGATATTAAGCGGGTCTACTCACTCTTCCTGGACGAGTCCCGTTCCACGCAGTACATGAAGGAGTACCAGGATGCTTTCCTCTTCAACGAACTCA AAGGTGAAACCATGGACACCTCCTGA
- the Lhb gene encoding lutropin subunit beta, translating to MEPLQGLLLWLLLSMSAVWASRGPLRPLCRPINATLAAENEACPVCITFTTSICAGYCPSMVRVLPAALPPVPQPVCTYRELRFSSIRLPGCPPGVDPMVSFPVALSCHCGPCRLSSSDCGGPRAQPLACDLPHLPGLLFL from the exons ATGGAGCCGCTCCAG GggctgctgctgtggctgctgctgagCATGAGTGCGGTGTGGGCCTCCAGGGGGCCACTACGGCCATTGTGTCGGCCAATCAACGCCACCCTGGCTGCTGAGAATGAGGCCTGCCCAGTGTGCATCACCTTCACCACCAGCATCTGTGCTGGCTACTGCCCCAGCATG GTTCGGGTACTGCCTGCTGCTCTGCCGCCTGTGCCCCAGCCAGTATGCACCTACCGTGAGCTGCGCTTCTCCTCCATCCGGCTCCCTGGCTGCCCACCTGGTGTGGACCCCATGGTTTCCTTCCCAGTGGCCCTCAGCTGCCACTGTGGGCCCTGTCGCCTCAGCAGTTCTGACTGCGGGGGTCCCAGAGCTCAACCCTTGGCCTGTGACCTGCCCCACCTTCCAGGCCTCCTCTTCCTCTAA